A genomic segment from Patescibacteria group bacterium encodes:
- the mraZ gene encoding division/cell wall cluster transcriptional repressor MraZ, which produces MFIGEYNYSIDDKNRLGIPVKFRSELLKGAVVTKGIDDCLSLYTKEEWRKYVTKISAMPTSKFKNRAFQRLMLAGAMDVKIDKQGRITLPDYLKKYGKIKKKVVIAGLYNRLEIWDEKKWDEYRKKSEASSSEIAETLDDIGS; this is translated from the coding sequence ATGTTTATAGGGGAATATAATTATTCAATAGATGATAAAAATAGACTGGGAATTCCAGTTAAGTTTAGGTCTGAACTATTAAAAGGGGCTGTTGTCACAAAAGGTATTGACGACTGCCTTTCTTTATATACAAAGGAAGAGTGGAGAAAATATGTAACCAAGATATCTGCTATGCCAACTAGTAAGTTTAAAAATAGAGCTTTTCAAAGATTAATGTTGGCTGGAGCAATGGATGTAAAAATAGATAAACAGGGAAGAATTACTTTGCCTGATTATTTAAAAAAATATGGCAAGATTAAAAAAAAGGTAGTAATAGCTGGGCTTTATAATAGATTAGAAATATGGGACGAGAAAAAGTGGGATGAATATAGAAAAAAATCAGAAGCAAGTAGCTCTGAAATAGCAGAAACACTTGATGACATAGGGTCATAA
- a CDS encoding glycosyltransferase family 4 protein, translating to MKIAHIVSTFLPYKGGMGNVCLKEAEAMAKQGHKIIVFTLDKGKRSNTKIDNLNIEYIKPIFRYGNTGFVPNIYKKLKQFDIIHIHWPFIGGADVVILWKYISRSKIPVVVQYDMDLVDTGIRGVVFNIYNTFFNFLFARIADKIIVNSFDYARHTNIKKYLKKYKEKFLQIPHGVDDKRFYPSKKNEELLKKYNIQKQDKVILFVGGLDRAHYFKGIGILIKAYQKLILEYKIRGVKLLIIGKGDLLVKYKKLANKLNISRNIIFTGSVSDESLPDYYNLSDIFVLASTTRSESFGLVLLEAMACQKPVIVSNLPGPRKLVKDNGLVFEINDYKDLARKIKALLKDEIKREYFGEQSLVLVKEKYQWQKINKELGQVYEKIINNQRNK from the coding sequence ATGAAAATAGCCCACATTGTTTCAACTTTTCTACCATATAAGGGAGGCATGGGAAATGTTTGTTTGAAAGAAGCAGAGGCCATGGCCAAACAAGGGCATAAAATTATTGTTTTTACTCTTGATAAAGGGAAAAGGAGTAATACTAAAATAGATAATCTCAACATTGAATACATAAAACCAATCTTTAGATATGGCAACACTGGTTTTGTGCCGAATATTTATAAAAAATTAAAACAATTTGACATTATTCATATCCACTGGCCATTTATTGGTGGAGCAGATGTGGTTATTTTGTGGAAATATATTAGCAGAAGCAAAATTCCAGTGGTTGTTCAGTATGACATGGATTTAGTAGATACTGGCATAAGAGGGGTTGTCTTTAATATTTACAATACTTTTTTTAATTTTTTGTTTGCAAGAATTGCTGATAAAATAATTGTTAATTCTTTTGACTATGCTCGTCATACAAATATAAAGAAATATTTAAAAAAATATAAAGAAAAATTTTTACAAATTCCTCATGGTGTTGATGATAAAAGGTTTTATCCATCTAAAAAAAATGAGGAATTATTAAAAAAATATAATATTCAAAAACAAGATAAAGTTATTTTATTTGTAGGTGGACTTGATAGAGCTCATTATTTTAAAGGCATTGGTATTTTAATAAAAGCATATCAAAAATTGATATTAGAATATAAAATCAGGGGAGTAAAATTATTAATTATTGGTAAAGGGGATTTACTTGTTAAATATAAAAAATTAGCAAATAAGTTAAATATAAGTAGAAATATAATTTTTACTGGTAGCGTTTCAGATGAATCTTTGCCAGATTATTATAATTTATCAGATATTTTTGTATTAGCATCAACAACAAGATCAGAATCATTTGGTCTTGTTTTGCTTGAAGCAATGGCTTGTCAAAAGCCAGTTATAGTATCAAATCTTCCTGGGCCAAGGAAGCTGGTTAAAGATAATGGTCTTGTTTTTGAAATAAATGATTATAAAGATTTGGCAAGGAAAATAAAAGCATTGCTAAAAGACGAGATTAAAAGAGAATATTTTGGAGAACAAAGTTTAGTTTTGGTTAAAGAAAAATATCAATGGCAAAAAATAAACAAAGAACTAGGTCAAGTTTATGAAAAAATTATCAATAATCAAAGAAATAAATAA
- a CDS encoding DNA recombination protein RmuC, whose amino-acid sequence MIYILFIILFIILLGGFAGLFYFFNNRFKELKEKNNQDGSFLMLNQNLQNFQNSVSNRLEKTSDIISQLNKELGGMKEIGHQMQLFQDFLKSPKARGGIGEQVLKNLLEQYFSKQHFSFQHKFKTGKIVDAILKTKEGIIPIDSKFSLDNFRKLIKAKSTQEEQKIKKLFIRDIKNHIDSISKKYILPDEGTVDFAVMYVPSEAVYYEIIKMEEKIDDYAREKMVYFVSPNSFYYFLRIIMIGMQGQEIQENSKQLLRVLTTVQKDMSKFNTILGLVNTHINNAKNAVDQANNQYTKLMGKVDQVKLLK is encoded by the coding sequence ATGATATATATTTTATTTATTATTTTATTTATTATTCTTTTGGGAGGATTTGCAGGGTTATTTTATTTTTTTAATAATAGGTTTAAAGAGCTTAAAGAAAAAAATAATCAAGATGGTTCTTTTCTAATGCTAAATCAAAATTTACAAAATTTTCAAAATTCAGTCAGTAATCGTCTTGAGAAAACTTCGGATATTATTTCTCAATTAAACAAAGAATTAGGAGGCATGAAAGAAATAGGTCATCAAATGCAGTTGTTTCAAGATTTTTTAAAATCTCCAAAAGCAAGAGGAGGGATAGGAGAGCAGGTTTTAAAAAATTTACTTGAACAATATTTCTCAAAACAGCATTTTAGTTTTCAGCATAAATTCAAAACAGGCAAGATAGTTGATGCTATTTTAAAAACAAAAGAGGGGATAATACCGATTGATTCGAAGTTTTCGCTTGATAATTTTAGAAAATTAATAAAAGCAAAGTCAACTCAAGAAGAACAGAAAATTAAAAAATTATTTATTCGTGATATTAAAAATCACATTGACAGTATTTCCAAAAAATATATTCTTCCAGATGAAGGCACGGTTGATTTTGCAGTAATGTATGTTCCCTCTGAAGCGGTTTATTATGAGATTATTAAAATGGAAGAAAAAATTGATGATTATGCTAGAGAAAAAATGGTTTATTTTGTTTCACCAAATTCTTTTTATTATTTTCTTAGAATTATAATGATTGGAATGCAAGGACAAGAAATACAAGAGAATTCAAAACAACTTTTACGAGTATTAACAACAGTCCAAAAAGATATGAGCAAGTTTAATACAATTTTAGGATTAGTTAATACTCATATTAATAATGCTAAAAATGCTGTTGATCAAGCAAATAATCAATATACAAAATTAATGGGCAAAGTTGATCAGGTTAAATTATTAAAATAA